The DNA sequence GATAATACAAAATGTTAGAAATAGTTATTGGTTGTCAGTCGTTTGCTTTGCGATGGTCTGCGGCTGGCAATCCCGGCTTGCCAGCTTGATGTTTTGAAAGCAGCCATGGCCAATGTCACACCTTCGTCGGTGCATCTTGCGCTAAGCTCATGTTGTAGATACTGTCCGGTTAGGATATGGGTAGCAACGAATTCGTTTTTGAATCATTTGATGCAGGAAAGAGGCAGTCGATGGGTGCTAGGCGACGTGCGGTTGTGGTCACTCATATCCGGCTCCGCGAGACCAGTCTGGTGGTGCGCGAGGCGGTCGAACAGCTTAGGCGTGCCGGCTTCGTCGTAAAAGTGGTTGATAGCCTTGATCCGCCAAGATTCGGGGAACCTTCGCCGATTGTCGACAGCGACACGGAAATCGTGGTGGTGTTGGGTGGCGACGGCACGATTCTCGGTGCGGCCGAACTTGTCCACAATACTGGTGTCCCCATCCTCGGCGTCAATCTTGGCCATGTCGGTTTCCTTGCGGAATTCGAAAGTTTCCAGTTAAGCGAGGCCATCGCGCGTGTCGCCGACCACGACTATTCGATAGACGAACGCAATCTTGCCTCGGTTTGTGTGACTTCTCCGGATGGCAAAGCGACGGTAAACGACTGGGCACTGAACGATATCATCATCCAGCAAGCCGATCGCGACCACATGATCGAGCTGTCTGTCGGGGTCGATGAGGTGGAGGCCAGCTCGTTCAGTTGCGATGGCGTAATCATTTCGACGCCGACTGGTTCGACCGCTTACGCTTTTTCCGCCGGAGGCCCCATCATCTGGCCGGATGTCAAGGCGTTGCAGCTTATTCCATTGGCCGCCCACGCCTTGTTCACGCGTCCGATGGTGATCAGCGAACATTCTCGGTTCAGCGTCGATCTGATTGACGACTCGCTGACCGACGGTTGGATCTGCTGTGACGGCAGAAGGAAGATGAAACTCGGGTACGGTACGCGTACCACGGTTCGTCTTTCGCAGAGTACCGTCCGCCTTGCCAGTCTTTCCGGTGTCCCGTTCACCAATCGTCTGGTTACGAAATTCAATCTCCCCAGCGTGAGCCTTCGCCAACGTTCGCGGCTTGAAGAGCGCAGGCGGGAGCACATCATCGCCAACGAAAACAAGGGTCGCAATGGCGAGGCGGAGAATGATCGGGAAGAATAAAGGGTCGGGTCTCAACGGACGAGACCCGGCCTCAGAACAAGGCTCATCTGAAAGGTGAAGACCGATGCTTGAAGAACTGGAAGTGCGTAATCTTGGGCCAATCCATTCGGCAGTGCTTGCGCCCAACAAGGCAATGACGGCCATCACCGGTGAGACCGGGGCCGGAAAATCCATGCTGCTCAGCGCTGTTCGGCTTATTTCTGGCGCCACCGCCAGTGTAGCCCGTGTCACTGCCGGAGCGGATTCGGCATGGGCACAGGGTATTTTCGACGTCGATGAGGATAGCACCGCCGCCAGACTGGCACAGGATGCCGGTGTGCTGGATGTCGACAACGGCGAAACGGATCCGGACCCCGATGAAATCGGTCGTCGGGAGCTTTTCCTTTCGCGTACTGTTCCGGCTTCGGGTCGTTCGCGGGCGGTGTTGTGCGGACACAGCGTCCCCAGAAGCGTGCTTGGCAACGTTGCGACGGAATTGGTGACGATTCACGGACAGGCCGACCAGCTGCGTCTCGCCTCGCCTGCACGCCAACGCGAATTCCTTGACATGGCCGCAGATGACAAGGCGGAATGTGACACCTATCGTGTCGCCTGGCAAAAGCTTCAGACGTTGGACGAAAGGCTCAATAATCTTGCCAATCAGGAGGCTTCCGCACGTCAACGAGCTGATTACCTGCGCGAATCCATCGAACAGATCAACAAGGTCGATCCCAAACCCGGTGAGGATGAGGAACTCAAGGAAAAGCGTGCGCGGGTGGAGAACGCGGCCGAAATCGCGCAGGGCGTGGGGTCAGCGCTTTCCGCATTGGATGCCTCCCAAGTCGATGCCGACACCGACGCGCAGGGTGCCGCCGATGCCATCAACCATGCGATCCAGGCGCTGCGCACCATACATGTCGGCGGTTCTTTCGGACAGGCGGCCGACCGTCTTGAATCGTTGAACGCTGACCTTTCCGATATCGTTTTCTCGCTTTCCAACGAGGTGGATACCGACGAGGACGCCGAAGGCTTGGACGCCATTAATTCACGCATCCACGAACTTGACGAACTGACACGCCGTTGGGGACCAACGCTTGAGGATGTCATCGCCTGGCGGGACAAGGCGGCGTTCGAGGTCGAGGATCTCGATGCTTCGCCAGAAAAGGTGGATGAAATCAAGGAACAACGGAAACAGGCGTTTGACGATGCCGTAAAAGCTGCTGAGGTGCTGAGCAAGAAAAGGAAGCTTGCGGCCACCACTCTGGCGAATACGGTCACCAAGGAGCTTTCCGCTCTTGCCATGGCCGGGGCGGGACTTGAGATTCGTGTCATTCGGCGCAATTCGGCTTCCAAGAACAAGACGGCTTCAAAAGACGGCGAAACGCAGGTGCCATCGGCTACATGGCCTCTGGATGCCAACGGCATCGATGACATCGAATTTCTGTTCACGCCATTCCCTGGTTCTCCGCAATTGCCGATGGGCAAAAGCGCTTCCGGCGGCGAGCTGAGCCGGCTCATGCTGGCGTTGGAACTGGCAGTTGCCGAAAAGCGAACGTCCGGATCGAGTGACATGACCTTCATCTTCGATGAGGTCGATGCCGGAGTAGGAGGCAAGGCCGCGGTCGAACTGGGTAAGCGGTTGGCCACGCTCTCGCAGACATCTCAGGTCATCGTGGTCACCCATTTGGCGCAGGTCGCCTCGTGGGCCGACTCCCAGTTCGTGGTGAGCAAAGGCAACACAACAGCCCAGAGTGCCAGCTCGAAGGCGCCAATCGAAACGACGGTCAACGAGGTCACTGGAGACGCCCGCATCCACGAAATCGCGAGAATGCTTTCTGGCAGCGAATCTGCTACATCCCTCAACCACGCCAAAGAGCTATTGGAATCCAGTAAGCTATGAATAAGACGAACGAAGGCAAAGCAGCCATCTTTGATTTGGACGGGACCTTGCTCGATTCGATGGACGTGTGGCATCAGGTTGATGTCGACTTCTTCCACAGCCGTGACATTCCCTTGACCGACGACTACATGGGTGTCGTCAATGCGATGCGGCCTGAGGAAGTGGCACGCTACACCATAGAGCGTTACGGCTTGAATGACACACCTGCCGAGCTGGCCAAGCTGTGGGACTCGATGGTGCTTGAGGCGTATGGCACCACTGTCGAGGCCAAACCTCATGCGGTCGAATACCTGAATTACTTGAAATTGAGCGGTGCACGTTTGGCAGTGGCAACCTCGCTTTCGCCACAGGTACGTGAGGTTGGCATGGAGCACGTAGGTATCCGGGAGTTCTTTGACGTCGTAGTGAGTGTGGAGGATACCGACGCAAAAAGCAAGCACAGTCCCAAGGTGTATCTTGCTGCAGCATCACGCTTGGGTGTCGCTGCCAAAGATTGCACCGTGTTTGAGGATCTGTTGGTGGCGGTGAAGGCCGCGAAATCCGCAGGGATGCACGTCTGGGCCATGGAAGATAACTATTCCCTTGAGGACAGGCCGGCCATTGCTACGATTGCCGATGGGGTCATCAATGACTTTGCCGATGCACCCCAAGTTCTTTGACGCGATTATTCGTTGTCAAATAATGTCAAATCCTATCTGAATAAATATACCTTTGTCGCATGCTGCAAAAAAACTGTTATGTTTTGGCCTTGCACAGTTGATTTAACTGTTATATAGTTCTACTTAACAGTAGAACTGTTAGAGAAATCCAAGAGTTTTGCTGGACACTGATCAGCAATAGGAAGGGGCATAGATGAAACTGATCATCTCATCCGTGTCCGGAGAACCGATCTACGAGCAAATCAAACGTCAGATACGCGAGGCGGTACTGAACGGCGAGCTTAAAGGCGGGGAGGCGCTGCCGAGCCTGCGCAAGCTGGCCCGCGAGCTGCGCATCTCCGTGCTCACCGTCACCCGTGCCTACAACGAGCTGGCGGATGAGGGCATCATCGTCAATGTGCAGGGCAAGGGTTCATTTGTCGCCGAAAAAGGCGATGAACGGATGAAGAAGAAGCTTACCGGCCAGGTGCGCAACGCCTTGCGTCAGGTGGGAATCGCGGCCAAAGCCGCTGATATCCCGCTTATTGACCTGATGGATATGCTCGAGCAAGAGTACAAGAAAGCTAAGTGAGATTCGCTGGCAGAATGAAAAATCTATGGGGGCTGCCGTCATTGTAGGGCATCTGCCAATCATCTTTCATTCAATTGCCAATGAAGGTTTTTGAAACTTATCGGTTCATCGGTGAACAGGAAAGGAAACGATGATGACACAGTCATCACCTACAACAATCAGAAAGAGCGACGAGAACGCCAACGTTAGCAGCGATGTGCAGCCGATGGCGCTGAGCGTCACCGACGTGGCGAAACGCTACGGCTCCGGTTTCGGCTTGGGCCCGGTGACCTTCGATCTGCCGATGGGCTACATCATGGGTCTCATCGGCCCCAACGGTGCCGGCAAATCGACGCTCATCAAGCTTATTCTCAATATGATCCATCGCGATGCCGGCTCGATCAACGTGCTTGGCCTCGACAACATCGCCGATGAGGTGAAGGTCAAGGAACAGCTCGGTGTCGTCTTCGATTCCAGCTATTTTTCGACGTATTGGACGGTCAAAATGGCCGGCCAGGTCATGGCGATAATGTATAACACTTGGAATCAGAAGCAGTTTGAGCATTACGTTGTTCGATTCGGACTTGGAATGAAGAAGGTCGTCAAAGACCTCTCGCGTGGCATGCAGATGAAGCTGATGATTGCGGCCGCCCTGAGCCATGACGCGAAACTGCTGATTCTTGACGAACCGACCAGCGGTCTTGACGTGTTGGCGCGCGATGAGCTGATGGATATCCTGCAGCGTTACGTGGAAGACGGGAAGCACAGCGTGCTGTTCAGCACCCACATCACTTCTGACCTTGAACGTGCGGCGGATTTCATCACCTATATCACTCAGGGACAGCTTTATTACACCGGTCCGAAGGACGAGTTCGAGGATTCATTCCGCGTGGTCAAAGGCGGTCTCGACCAAGCAGCGCGCATCGAACCGTACGTTGCCGGACTTCGCCGTTTCAGCACCGGTTTTGAAGCGTTGGTCCATCGCGAGGTCGTCGACAAGATTGTGGGTGAATCTCCTGAATTGATCAGTGAACCGGTGTCCATTGATGACATCATCCGCCTGACCAATACTACAGCCAAGTCGTCCAGAGATATGTACGAGGAGTGATGAACATCATGGATACTAAGCAAATCAGTAGAGCATTTCGCATCGATATATACAAAATTTTGGCATACGGTAGCGGTAAAGGCATCGGTAGTGGCAGTATATGGTTTCTGATGGCATTGCCCATGCTTTTCGCGATTGTAGCGAGGTTGGGAAGGAACAATGGGCTGATAAGCCCCATGAGTGGCGGTGTCACAGGATTGCTGGTCGCCATATCTGGCATGATGGGGATATTGGTATTCAGCTACGAAGATCAGACCGGAAGCGGGAAGCTCAACGGGCCGTTGCCAGTTTCTCGGATGAATCAGGTCATCGGCAGGTATGCTTTTACTTTGTTTGCGGTTGCCATTGCCGCCCTGTTGCAGGTGATTTGCGGATTGGTAATATATATGCCATACAAAATGAATGCCGTATCTGGATTGACCGCAACGGTGCTGGTGGCAGGTATTGTGTACGCCAGCTTGACATTGCCGCTCGGCTATAGGTTCCCTGCGGCGAAAGCGACAGGTTTCGCATTCATTGTTTTGTTTGTCATAGCCGCGATCATCACAGTCACCGGATTCGCTCTGCCGGATTCTGTGATTGATAATGTGAAGCGCTTTGTCATGGACGCCAAACTAGGTCCTATTCCGTGGATAGCCATTATCGGCATCATCGTGGCGGCAGTGATGTTCTTTTTCTCCTGCAGGCTTTCGATGCATATCTACGAACGCAAGGATCTTTAATGAACGAGGATAATTGTTCTCGTGACGAAGATAAAAAAGATGCTCAAGACCGTGAGAACAAGCAAAACATGACCAGAAAGCGGACCATTTTCTTGCCTTTGCTTCTTGTTCTGGTTGGTTTGCTTGTTATGTTGACAAGTGGTTATTTGACTTCTGTCGCCATTCGTATATTCTTCGTCGTGTTGATGCTCGCGGATGTCGGCGTTATGGCGGCATTAGCCGCGAGCGATCACAAGTAAGGCTGATTCGGCACAAACTCATCGTGCCAAATCAGCCTTAAAAATGAATCCTTAACCTCCGATAAAAACTACAAACGTTCGGATACATTGCTGACATAGTCAGGCATCTCGTCGATGGAGATGACGTCGGTGAAGCGTTCGGTGGCGTGCTCCAGGCCACGCAGGTTCTTGGGAGCGGTGGTGCCGGTGGCTTCACAGAGCCGGTCCATGCAATCGAAGTCGGTACCGGTGGTGTCGAGGCCAAGGGCCTTGCCGACCACTCGCGGGAACTTGTACGGACTGGCGGTGCTGAGCAGCACGCGGGGCATCGCAGTTTCTTGAGGCATCTGCGTCAGCACATGGTAGCCACAGGCGGTATGCGGGTCGATGACGTAACGGTTGGCGTTCCAGCAGTCGGTGATGGCCTGGCTCACCTGGTCCTCATCAGCCCACCCGCAGGAGAACAGTCCGCGGATACGTTCGAGCAACGAATCGGGAATCGTAAATGAGCCTTTGCTCTGCAGATCGCTCATGAGACTGCCGATAAGCTTGGTATCGCCGTCCGACATATAGTAGAGCATGCGTTCGAGGTTTGATGAGACCAGGATGTCCATTGAGGGCGACGTGGTTTGGTAGAACGGGCGCTCGCGGTTGTAGGCGCCGGTCGTTAGGAAGTCGAACAACACATTGTTGCGGTCGCTGGCTACGGTGAGTCTGCCAACAGGTAGACCAAGTTTCTTGGCGTAGTAACCGGCGAGGATATCGCCGAAATTGCCGGTGGGTACGACGAACTCGACCTCGTCGCCGACCTTGATGGCACCGCGTTCAATGAGTTGTGTGTAAGCGGAGAAGTAATAGACGACCTGCGGTACAAGCCGGCCGACGTTGATGGAATTGGCGGAGGAAAGCGAGACGCTGTTGTTTTCCTCAAGTTTTGCCGCCAGATCTTTATCGCCGAAAATGCGTTTGACGGCGGTTTGCGCATCGTCGAAATTGCCTTTGACCGCGCAGACGTTGACGTTCGAGCCGGTCTGGGTGGTCATCTGCAGGCGTTGGATCTCGCTGACCTTGCCTTCGGGGTAGAAGACGGTGATGCCGGTGCCGCCGGTGTCTGCAAACCCTGCGAGCGCCGCCTTGCCGGTATCGCCGGAGGTGGCGGTCAAGACCATCACTTTTTCGTTTGTCGCAGTCCCGGCAGTAGCGGTACGTGCCATGAACTGTGGCAGGATCTGCAATGCCACGTCCTTGAACGCGCTGGTCGGGCCGTTGAAGAGTTCAAGGATGTAATCATCGCCCAGCGGCTTCAACGGAGTGATGGCGCTGTCGAGCCATTGGGAGTCATAGGCCGCGCGCACGCATTCGTCAAGTTCGGAAGCCCGGAAGTCGGGCAGCAATACGCCCAGCACGGTGAGGGCCATATCCTGATAGGATTTGCCAACCAAAGCGGAGACGTCGACCTGCTGCTTGCCGAGGTCATCGGTGACGAACAGCCCGCCATCGCCGGCAAGTCCTTGACGGATGGCCTGGCGGCTCGTCAGATTCGCAGAAGAACCTCTGGTGCTATGGAAAGTGGTATTCATCACAAATGCCTCGTTTGCTATGGGCGGTCGTGTCATTTTGCTGATAGTCCAGTCTAATGGAAAGTAAGGCCGAATACCGGCGGTGTCCAAATCAACGGTTTCGGATTCGCTTTGGACGAGGCAGGGCTTACAATCGTTGGCAAAGAAGATAACGGTTTATCCGCTTTTTATGGATTCGAGACTACGGCGGATTTATGCAGGTGGATTCAAGGATTTTCGGAGAGTTTCATGGTCGCAAGTGATGGTAAGGGAACTGCGGTTCTCGACCCAGAAGTGTTTCG is a window from the Bifidobacterium sp. ESL0745 genome containing:
- a CDS encoding HAD family phosphatase → MNKTNEGKAAIFDLDGTLLDSMDVWHQVDVDFFHSRDIPLTDDYMGVVNAMRPEEVARYTIERYGLNDTPAELAKLWDSMVLEAYGTTVEAKPHAVEYLNYLKLSGARLAVATSLSPQVREVGMEHVGIREFFDVVVSVEDTDAKSKHSPKVYLAAASRLGVAAKDCTVFEDLLVAVKAAKSAGMHVWAMEDNYSLEDRPAIATIADGVINDFADAPQVL
- a CDS encoding NAD kinase — encoded protein: MGARRRAVVVTHIRLRETSLVVREAVEQLRRAGFVVKVVDSLDPPRFGEPSPIVDSDTEIVVVLGGDGTILGAAELVHNTGVPILGVNLGHVGFLAEFESFQLSEAIARVADHDYSIDERNLASVCVTSPDGKATVNDWALNDIIIQQADRDHMIELSVGVDEVEASSFSCDGVIISTPTGSTAYAFSAGGPIIWPDVKALQLIPLAAHALFTRPMVISEHSRFSVDLIDDSLTDGWICCDGRRKMKLGYGTRTTVRLSQSTVRLASLSGVPFTNRLVTKFNLPSVSLRQRSRLEERRREHIIANENKGRNGEAENDREE
- the thrC gene encoding threonine synthase, which gives rise to MNTTFHSTRGSSANLTSRQAIRQGLAGDGGLFVTDDLGKQQVDVSALVGKSYQDMALTVLGVLLPDFRASELDECVRAAYDSQWLDSAITPLKPLGDDYILELFNGPTSAFKDVALQILPQFMARTATAGTATNEKVMVLTATSGDTGKAALAGFADTGGTGITVFYPEGKVSEIQRLQMTTQTGSNVNVCAVKGNFDDAQTAVKRIFGDKDLAAKLEENNSVSLSSANSINVGRLVPQVVYYFSAYTQLIERGAIKVGDEVEFVVPTGNFGDILAGYYAKKLGLPVGRLTVASDRNNVLFDFLTTGAYNRERPFYQTTSPSMDILVSSNLERMLYYMSDGDTKLIGSLMSDLQSKGSFTIPDSLLERIRGLFSCGWADEDQVSQAITDCWNANRYVIDPHTACGYHVLTQMPQETAMPRVLLSTASPYKFPRVVGKALGLDTTGTDFDCMDRLCEATGTTAPKNLRGLEHATERFTDVISIDEMPDYVSNVSERL
- a CDS encoding ABC transporter ATP-binding protein, which gives rise to MALSVTDVAKRYGSGFGLGPVTFDLPMGYIMGLIGPNGAGKSTLIKLILNMIHRDAGSINVLGLDNIADEVKVKEQLGVVFDSSYFSTYWTVKMAGQVMAIMYNTWNQKQFEHYVVRFGLGMKKVVKDLSRGMQMKLMIAAALSHDAKLLILDEPTSGLDVLARDELMDILQRYVEDGKHSVLFSTHITSDLERAADFITYITQGQLYYTGPKDEFEDSFRVVKGGLDQAARIEPYVAGLRRFSTGFEALVHREVVDKIVGESPELISEPVSIDDIIRLTNTTAKSSRDMYEE
- a CDS encoding ABC-2 transporter permease; the encoded protein is MNIMDTKQISRAFRIDIYKILAYGSGKGIGSGSIWFLMALPMLFAIVARLGRNNGLISPMSGGVTGLLVAISGMMGILVFSYEDQTGSGKLNGPLPVSRMNQVIGRYAFTLFAVAIAALLQVICGLVIYMPYKMNAVSGLTATVLVAGIVYASLTLPLGYRFPAAKATGFAFIVLFVIAAIITVTGFALPDSVIDNVKRFVMDAKLGPIPWIAIIGIIVAAVMFFFSCRLSMHIYERKDL
- the recN gene encoding DNA repair protein RecN, giving the protein MLEELEVRNLGPIHSAVLAPNKAMTAITGETGAGKSMLLSAVRLISGATASVARVTAGADSAWAQGIFDVDEDSTAARLAQDAGVLDVDNGETDPDPDEIGRRELFLSRTVPASGRSRAVLCGHSVPRSVLGNVATELVTIHGQADQLRLASPARQREFLDMAADDKAECDTYRVAWQKLQTLDERLNNLANQEASARQRADYLRESIEQINKVDPKPGEDEELKEKRARVENAAEIAQGVGSALSALDASQVDADTDAQGAADAINHAIQALRTIHVGGSFGQAADRLESLNADLSDIVFSLSNEVDTDEDAEGLDAINSRIHELDELTRRWGPTLEDVIAWRDKAAFEVEDLDASPEKVDEIKEQRKQAFDDAVKAAEVLSKKRKLAATTLANTVTKELSALAMAGAGLEIRVIRRNSASKNKTASKDGETQVPSATWPLDANGIDDIEFLFTPFPGSPQLPMGKSASGGELSRLMLALELAVAEKRTSGSSDMTFIFDEVDAGVGGKAAVELGKRLATLSQTSQVIVVTHLAQVASWADSQFVVSKGNTTAQSASSKAPIETTVNEVTGDARIHEIARMLSGSESATSLNHAKELLESSKL
- a CDS encoding GntR family transcriptional regulator; translated protein: MKLIISSVSGEPIYEQIKRQIREAVLNGELKGGEALPSLRKLARELRISVLTVTRAYNELADEGIIVNVQGKGSFVAEKGDERMKKKLTGQVRNALRQVGIAAKAADIPLIDLMDMLEQEYKKAK